The following is a genomic window from Mycolicibacterium sp. TY81.
GTCGGCGTCGGGATGAACACCAGGTCGACGTCGCGGGGATTCGCGTGGTGCCGTCGATGGTCGCGGGCGACGAGGGTATCCACGGTGACAGGGCCGAGTTTTCGCGGCCGCCAGTGCAGGATGAAGACGTGAATCACCCACTCCACGAACGGAAACAGCAGTGCCAGCACCAGCGGCGCCCACAGGTCGCGTAGCGCCAGACCGCCGACGACGCTGCGCGCCGCGACCGCTCCGATGACGAGCGCCAGGATCATCCACGGCGTCGGATGGCGCCAGAACTCGCGAGCCGCCTGGCCGAGGGTCACACCCCGGGTGCTGGTGGTCGTCACTGTGCCTCCATCTGGTCGAGAAATTCGGTGAGCACCGTCGTCGCGCCACCGAGCACCGTCGACGCGGCGCGGCGGGCTTTCAGCGCGGCGCCCGACGTCACCGCATCGGCGAGCTTGCGGTACCCGGCTGCGGGCTCGGCGGCCGCCACGGCGTCGGCGACCACGGCCAGCATCGGTTCGTACACCCGGCGCATCCCGTTGAAGATCAGCGTCATCGCGATCGAATCCGCGCCGGTGACAAGGCAGTCCCAGAAGTCGAGCGCGGCCAGTTGTTGCGTCTGGCCGCTCTGCGCGCGCTCGATGTCGGCGAGGGCCCGCGCCAGTGGTTCGGCGAGCGTGCTCCCGGACCGCTCTGCTGCCCGTTCGGCGATCCACGGTCCGAGGTACTCGCGCACTTCCAGGACGCTGCGCACCACCGACGGGTTCACCATGGCCCCGTCGGGCGCGTCCACCAGCAGGTAGGGCAGCAGGTCGAGCCCGCCCGTACGCGTGATGTCGTTGACGACGGCGCCATCCCCCTGCCGGACGTCGAGATGCCCCGACGCGACCAGCCGCTGGATCGCCTCACGCACCACCGGCCGCGATACGCCCAGCACCTCGGCCAGCTTGCGCTCACTCGGCAGGCGCGAACCCGGCGGCTGTGCGCCCGCGACGAGCTGCCTGAGCAGCTGGTCGTGCACCTCGTCGGCGGCCGAGCGCCGCTTGATCGACGTCAACTCCATGACGGCGACACTAGCGCGCGAAAGGTAAGAGGTCTAGTGGTCTTACCAATATTGTTCGACCACGACTACGGTGTCGTCCTCGGGGTGGTCGATGACGAAGCGCATCACGTCCTCGGTCATGGGTAGCTCAGCAGGACCATCACCCGGCCGTCCGGTGATGGCTCGGGAAACGCATCCACCTGAAAGCCGTAGTACTCCGACTGGGTGTCGGTGATGGTGTCGATGACCTTGCCCTGCGCCTTCAGCTTGCCGTCCTTGACATCCCGCATCACCCCGATGAAGTCGGGCACCGACATCGACTCGGCCAGCAGCAGCGCCTCACCGCCGGACGAAAGTTTGACCAGCACACCGGAACCCGCGTAGTTGTCGCCGCCGCGCCCCGTCCCGCGCGGCGCCCAGTACACCGGCTCGGAGACGACCTCGCCGTCGACACGGCGATACTGACCGACGTGGTCGACACCGTCTTGCACGGAGACCACCGGCAATGCGGCGATGGTGCGCTGCTCCTGGAACCACATCCAGCCCAGTGGGATGCCGATGATGGCGTAGATCATCACCAGCAGCATCAGCACGGGTTTCCACGCGATCTCCCACGCCTGCCGCGGCCCCTGCTTGTCCAGCTGCTTGCGGCCGAATCGGAAGACGTACCAAGCCAATACGCGCGCCAGTGCCATCGCGGCCAGGATGCACAACCCGACGATGCCGGCCACCCGGAAGTAGAACGTACTGCCGCCGTGGTCGATGGTCGCCAGCACCATCACCAGCGGAATCGGCAGGGTGAGGAGCAGCAGCAGGGCATACGACGGGTGGCTCGTCAGGTACTTGTATTCGACGGTCCAGCTCTTGACCCCGACGCCCACGGTGAAGTCACCGATGTCCGCGGTCGAGACCGGCGTCCAACTCCCGTCCACTATCCGGGGCCGGACCAGTCCCCTTACGAAGAAGAAGCCCGCCACCAGCGATACGGCCAGCGCGCCCCAGAACACCGCAGGCAGCGACCCGCCGGTGCCCGGTACCCCGAAGCCGCCACGGATGTCGATGATCTTGGCGATGAAGAACATCAGCGGAACGACGAAAAACAGCTCTCCGAGCCAGATTTGAATCAGCTGCGGAATGCGTTTGCCGACACGGTCAAACGCCAGTACCCCACTCCAGATGAACCGCAGCACCCGCATGGACGGACATTAGCTGACAATCGTTGGCGCCGGGCTGATCTCGATGTAGGCCATCGGAATATCGAACGCGGAGCTGCTCTTGTCGAGAGTCCGCTCGAACAGTTTCATGGCCGGCGACCAGTTGGCGGCGATCACGGCGTCAGCGTGCGCGTGCTCGGCCTCCGGCAGGATGCGGGCGATGCCGGCCGCCGGTTGTCCCGTCGGCTTACCCCGAAGATTGCACGGCACCACCACCACGCGCGGATCGTTGCGCACTCGCTTCACCTTGCCCGTCGACGCGTCGGTGCGGACGTACAACTTCCCGTCGGCGACACCGTGATTGATCGGGCTCGGCATCGCTTCACCCGACCGCTTGAACGTGACCAGCACGATCTGCCGCGCCCGCTCGAAGCCCGCGAAATCGGCGGCCGTCGGCTCCCCGATGTCGAAGGCCTCCCGGTGGCGCAGTTTGTCCATGCCCCGAAACATCAACTTGCTCATGGCCGAAACCGCGTTACGGGGCATCTTCTCGTCCGATCACTCTGACAACAACCATGTCTTCACCGTCCAGTCGGTCATCGCGCCACCGACGACGAACGGGTCAGCCGCCGCGAACCGCTCGGCGGCGTCCTTGTCGGTGAACACCCCCAGCGCCCCGAACTCCCCCGGCGCGGCGTCCTGAACCGGCCCCAGCATCAGCAGGACTCCCGGCTGTTCCTTCCGGAACCGATCGGCGTGCGCCTGGTGCGCCGGAAACAGCTCGGGCACCTTCGCGCGTGCCTGCTCCGTCGACGAATAGATCAGCAGGTAGCGCGGCAACCACTGAGCCGTCATGACCGAAAGCCTAATCCGGAAGTTGAATTCATCGTGGGCGCAACGGTCGAACCCCGACGCCGACGCAAATAACGTCGGCGCATGACTGCTTCCGTGACTTCCCTCAACGCGATCACCGATGCCACCCGCGCAGCCGTCGCCGGCAATCCCGCCGCGGCCGCCGTGGTGTTCAAGGCCTCAGCGCAGCCGGAAGGCACCGTCGGTAGTGAGATCGCGCTCGGCAAGTACCGGGTGCACGTCGACGAGCCGCCAGCCCTCGGTGGGCAGAACACGGCACCCAATCCGGTCGAGTACTACCTGGCATCGCTGCTGTCCTGCCAGGTGGTGACCTACCGGTTCTGGGCCGAGCGGCTCGGGATCCAGGTCGACTCCCTCAGCGCCAGCGCCGAAGGCGACCTCGATGTGCGCGGCTTCTTCGGGCTGGACGACAACGTCCGCCCCGGCTTTCAGCAGATCCGGGTGACCGTCAACGTCTCGGGCCCGGAGACCGCCGAGCGGTACCGGGAGCTTCAGGACGCGGTGGATGCGCACTGCCCGGTGCTGGACTTGACCACCGCCGCGACGCCGGTGCACACGCAGCTGAATGTGGGGTGAGACTTGGCGGAAGGAAGGCGAGGTTCTTCGAACCCTCTCTCCAGCCTTAGCAGCATGGCCGGTTCAAACTGGGTTTGCACGCCGATGTCTCCGCCTGTCATGCCCAGTGCTGCCCGTCTCAAGCCCACGGTCGATGGTGCCCGCTGGTGAGCAGCGGCGGCACCGGCCGTACGCCTCTGAGTGGACGGGCTTGACAGCATCGTTCAGCCAGGAGTCGGCGCCGTCACTCGCCGGTGCACCAGAAGTAGCCCGCGTGTGCAGAGCAGTACCTGGACGACCAATGTCGAGCACTGGCTTGACAGCTTGGCCGCCACTACGGCGTATGACGAAGACGCATCCAGTCGTCGATAAGTTCCCACACCGAATTGCGCTTTCCCGCGTAGGAGACAAACTCGCCTGAATCGGTAGCCCAGATGTCGGTGTCCTCTGGGTCGGTGTCCACAAGGATGCAGGCGGAGGTGTTTTCGTCATAGACGATGAAGAGCGTTTCAGTGTTCGGCAGCCGTACTGGCGTGGGAGTCTGAAACCGAACATCAGCACTGTCTTGGGTACTCCATGACTTCCAGTCGATCAGTTCCCCGCTCCGAATGATGCCCATCGGTACTTGAAGGTGGTATCCGATGCCGTCGTGTAGTGACGTGTAGAAGGTTTGGAATTCTGGCGAAAAATTCGTCGCCGGAGGCGTGAGCTGCGCCGTCGGTGGGTACCCAATGATGAACTTCTGACCCCGCCCCGCAGTTTCAATGGCGTAGAGCAAACCCAGACCGTCGTACAAGTCGGATGTCGCTTTCACCAACACAACATCGATGCCCTCGCTTTCGAGCACCTGCAGAAAGCGGGGCAACTGCGTCGGCAACGCCTTGCGCCAGTGTTCAATGGCGATCTGTACTGCGCTCAATGGATCGGCGGTCACCAACTGGAGCCACCATGCAGGTATTGTTTGCTGCTCCTCGAGGGTGAGCGTGCCGATCTCGTCGACCAAGGTCAGTGTGCCGTGCATTTTCGAGGAAGAGGAGTCGGCCAAATCCTTGCGGGACAAGGTAATTCCTCCATCTTTGGTGAACTGTTGTGGTTCAGTCGGTGCCGCGCTCGAGCGAGTGTTTGGCGAGGTCAAGCCGTGGTTGTTTTCGGTGGACACAGTCACGATCCGGGCGTTGCTGTCACGCGGCGAGAGAAGCGCTCAACAGCAACAACGACGCCAGAACGCTGTCCTGATCAGTTTCAACGCAAAGAAGCGAACATTTGGCGGTGGCGGAGGGATTTGAACCCCCGGTTGGGTTTAACCAACTCTCGCTTTCAAGGCGAGTGCATTAGGCCGCTCTGCCACGCCACCGCCGAACAGCCTAAGGGGTCCGGGCCCGAACAAGCTCAGAGGGTCCGTGTGTAGCGTTGCGGCTATGCGCGCGATCGTCGTCGAATCCCCAGGTCAGCTGGCCTGGTCCGAGGTCCCGGACGTCACCGCCAAAGCGGGCGAGGTCGTCATCGACGTCACTACCGCCGGGGTGAACCGGGCCGACCTGCTGCAAGCCGCCGGCCTCTATCCCCCGCCGCCGGGTGCCAGCGACATTCTCGGGCTGGAGGTTTCGGGCGTCATCTCCGAGGTCGGGGCCGGTGTCGGGAACTGGGCTGTCGGTGACGAGGTGTGCGCCCTGCTGGCCGGCGGCGGCTACGCCGAGAAGGTGGCCGTGCCAGCGGCCCAGGTCATGCCGATCCCCGCGGGGGTGAGCCTGCAGCATGCCGCCGGTCTGCCGGAGGTCGCCGCCACGGTGTGGTCCAACCTGTCCATGACCGCCCACCTGCGGTCCGGCCAGCTGGTGCTGCTGCACGGCGGCGCCAGCGGCATCGGCACGCATGCGATCCAGGTCGCGCACGCGCTGGGCGCCCGCGTCGCGGTCACCGCGTCACTCGAAAAGCTGGAGCTGTGCCGCGAACTGGGCGCCGACATCCTGATCAACTACCGCGACGAAGACTTCGTCGAGCGGATCACCGAGGCGGGCGGCGCCGACGTCATCTTCGACATCATGGGTGCGGCGTACCTGGACCGGAACATCGACGCCCTGGCGCCCGACGGCCGCGTGGTGATCATCGGTATGCAGGGCGGCGTCAAGGGCGAACTGAACATCGCCAAGCTGCTGGGTAAACGGGCCGGCGTCATCGCCACCGCGTTGCGCTCCCGCCCGCTCGACGGGCCGTCCGGCAAGGCCGCGGTGATCTCCGAAGTGGTGCAACATGTTTGGCCCATGATTGCCGACGGCCGGGTGAAGCCCATCATCGGCGCCGAGCTGCCCATCGAACAGGCGGCGGCAGCCCACCAGCTCCTGCAGGCGGGGGCGGTATCCGGGAAAGTGCTTCTGCAAGTCAGGGATTGAGCTCGCCGAAACTGACCACATGGCGGTTTCGAGGCCGGTTTTCCGCCACCAGGTCACGCTCGCGGCGCTGAGCGGAATCGATGAACTCACCGAAAGCGCAACGCCCTGAACGCAGGATCAACCGAGGCCGATAGGTTGGCAGAGTGACGTTCACGTACACCGCGCCGGTCCGCTATCTCGAGGTCGACCAGCAGGGCGTGGTCTTCAACATGTGGTACCTGGCCTACATGGACGAGGCCTTCGGCGCGTTCATCGCCCGGACGGCGTCATGGCGCGACATCTTCGAGGCGGGCGTCGACGCCCAGGTGGTCCACACCGAACTGGACTGGTCAGGCTCCCTGAAGTGGGGCGACCAGATTCACGTCGACGTCACCGTGCCGGCCCGGGGCCGCACCTCGTTCACCGTCGAATTCCTCATCCACGCAGGCGATTCCGCGCGGCCCATCGTCACCGCGCGGACCGTCTACGTCTGTATCGCGACCGACGGCTCCGGGAAGGTCGAACCGCCGCAGCTGCTGCTCGACGCTCTGGCCTACGCGTAACTAACCGAGCGACGCCAGCGCCCGGACGAGCTGGTCCACTTCGGCCGTCGTCGTGTAGTGCCCGAGACCGACCGTCACGGCACCGCCGACGTCATTGACGCCGATGGCCTCCAGCACCCGGGAGTTGCCGTCCGACACGGCCAGTACGCCGTTGTCGGCGAGCCGGCTGATGACGCGGTCGGCGGGCACGCCCTGGACGGCGAAGCTCAGCACCGGAATGGCGGCCTCGGGTGCGCCGAGCACCATGACCAACGGCAACGACCGCAGCGAGTTACGCAGGTACCCGAACACCCGGCTGAGGTAGGCCTCGGCCGACTGCATGGATCGTGCGAGCCGTTCGCGGCGGGAGCCGGTCGCGGCGTCGTCGAGGTTCGCCAGGTACTCGATACTGGCGACGACGCCACCGAGCAGTCCGAACTGGTGCGCGCCCACTTCCAGGCGCGCGGCCCCGGTGGCGTTCGGATCGAGCGAAACCGCCGCCAGGGTGTCGATCATCGCGGGGTCGCGGAACACGAGCGCACCGATCGGCGGGCCACCCCACGCGATCGCGTTCAGCGCCACCACATCGGCGTCGACGTCGTTGATGTCGAGCAGTCGGTAAGGCGCGGCCACCGAGTGGTCGACGACGACCATGCCGCCGTTCTCCCGGGCCATTTTGGTCACGGGCCGCAGATCAGTGACGGTGCCGAGCTTCGAGGATGCCGACGTGATCGCGATCAGCCGGGTCGGCCGGGTGATGAGCGTCTCCCACTGCCAGCTGGGCAGTTCGCCGGTCTCGATGTCGACCTCGGCCCACTTCACCTTCGCGCCATAGCGATTCGCGGCCCGCAGCCACGGCGCGATGTTGGCCTCGTCGTCCAGGCGGGTGACGACCACTTCGTAGCCCAGCCCCGACCGCGACGCCGACGCCTCGGCCAGCGAGTTCAGCAGGACGGCACGGTCGGCGCCGAACACCACGCCGCGCGGGTCGCCACCGACGAGATCGGCGACCGCCTGTCGCGCGGCGGTCAGGACCGCGGCGCTGCGCTGCGCGGCCGGATGCGGCCCAGCGGCCGACGACATGGATCCGCGGAAGGCGGTCGAGACAGTGGTCGCTACCGAGTCGGGCAGCAGCATGCCGGTCGGCGCGTCGAAGTGCACCCAGCCGCCGCCCAGTGACGGGTGCAGACCGCGCACCCGGGCGACGTCGTATGCCATGCCATGCCAACCTTCGAGCGATTCAGGCCTGCCAGCCAAATTTTTCCGGCGGGCGCGCCCCGCTGCACACCGGCGAAAGCCGGGCTACCCGAACAGCCATACTAGTGCAGTGAGCTTGGCGTCCGGCGTCCTTGTCGCCCTGTTGATCATGGTGGTCCCTGGAGCAATCACCGCTCGTGTAGCACAGCTAACCTGGCCCGTTGCCGTCGCAGTCGGCCCCGCAGTGACCTACGGCATCGTAGCTTTGGCCGTCATTCCACTCGGGGCCATCGGCGTCCCGTGGAACGGCTGGACGGCGTTGCTGGCGTTCGTCATCGTGGTCGCAGTGGTGGCCGGGCTTCGTCGTGCGCTGCGGCGCTACCGGGACACCGCGGCCGAAGCCCTCGCGATCACCCGCGGCCCGGCCCTGTTCGTCGCCGCGGGCATTCTCATCGGTGCGACGGCGATTGCAATTTCAGCAATCCTCGGCATGCCGCATTGGCAATCCATTCCAAGCACCTGGGACTCGGTCTGGCACGGCAACACCATCCGCTGGATCCTCGACGTCGGTCAGGCCTCGCCGACGCACATGGGTGAGCTTCGTAACGTCGAGACGCACGCGTTGCTGTACTACCCGTCGACCTTTCACGCCCTGGCCGCCGTCTTCTGCCAGCTCACGGGCGCCGCCCCCGCGACGGCCTACACCCTGCACTCCCTGGCGGCCTCGATCTGGCTGTTCCCCGTCAGCGCGGCAAGCCTGACGTGGGCCATGGTCCGACCCCACGCCTGCCAGCGCTGGAGCGCCGGAGCCGCGGCCGCGGCGGGTGCGCTGGCGGCGTCGTTCACCGCGGTCCCCTACGTCGAGTTCGACGTCGCCGCCGTCCCCAGCCTGGTGGCCTACGGTCTCGCCGGGCCGACGACCGTGCTGATCATGTCGTGCCTGCGGCACCGCGACCGGATCCCGGTGGCCGTCATTGCCCTGATCGGGGTGTTCTCCACCCACATCACCGGCGGCGTCGTGGTCGTCACGTTCGTCGGCGCGTGGTGGCTGTGCGACACCCTGCGCAATCCGGTGCGCGGCCGGCTCGCCGACTTCCTGACCCTGCTGTCCGTCGCCGTGCCGTCGCTGGTGCTGTTGCTTCCCCAGTTCATCGGGGTGCTCGCGCAGGCCGACATCATCGTCGGGCACGCCTTCGTCACCCATCAGACCCGGCTTCGGGTGCTGTTCAACGCCATCGTGCAGCACACCCGTCACCTCAACGACTATCCGATTCAGAACATGCTGATCGCGCTCGGTGGCATCGGCGGCCTGATCCTGCTGATCAAGCGCGTCTGGTGGCCGGCGTTGGTCTGGGTGGTGCTGATGGTCGCGATCGTGCATTCCGGTGCGCCGTTCGGCGGCCCGATCGGCGCGCTGATCGGGCCGTACGCCGACCTCTACTACAGCGACCCACGCCGGCTGTCTGCCGTGGTCACCCTGCTGATCACGCCCTTCGCCGGCATCGCGCTGTTCGCGATGATCAAGTTCGTCGTCGACTGGCTGCGGAAGCGGGCACCCCGCACCGAACGGTTCTGGGCCGTGGTGACGGTGGCCCTGCTCGCCTTCTCGACGGTCGGACTGGCCTGGCACTACTTCCCGCGGCACCGCTACCTGATCGGCCAGAAGTACGACCAGATCATGGTCAACGACAAGAACCTCGAGGCCTTCGCCTATCTGGCGACGCTGCCGGGCGCCAAGGACACCTTGATCGGCAACGCGAACACCGACGGCACGTCATGGATGTACGCGGTCGCCGGGCTGCACCCGCTGTGGACCCACTACGACTATCCGCAGCAGCAGGGCCCGGGCTACCACCGCTTCATCTTCTGGGCGTACGCCGACGACGCCGACACCGACCGGCGCATCGCGGAGGCCGTGCACGCCCTGAACATCAGGTACGTGATCACCAGCTCGACCATCGTCAAGGGGTTCGTGATGCCCGACGGACTAGTGTCGCTGGATAGGTCGAAGTCGTGGGCGAAGATCTACGACAACGGGCGGTCCCGTATCTACGAGTGGCGCGGCGACGCCGCGCCGGCGAACAGATAGGAACAGTGCAGGCATGACGCTGAAACCAGAAGACGACGACGACAACATCGAGGTCATCGGCGGAGACCTGGCGTTGGGCGGGGAATCAGGACAGGACCCCGACCATGGCGACGAAGGCAAGTCGCTGACCGACCTGGTCGAGCAGCCGGCCAAGGTCATGCGCATCGGCACCATGATCAAGCAGCTGCTGGAAGAAGTGCGCTCCGCGCCGCTCGACGAAGCCAGCCGGAACCGACTGCGCGACATCCACCGGTCGAGCATCCAGGAGCTCGAGGACGGCCTGGCCCCGGAACTGACCGAGGAGCTGGAGCGGCTGTCGTTGCCGTTCTCCGAGGAGAAGGTGCCGTCGGCGGCCGAGCTGCGCATCGCGCAGGCCCAGCTGGTGGGCTGGCTCGAAGGCCTGTTCCACGGCATCCAGACGGCCCTGTTCGCGCAGCAGATGGCGGCCCGTGCACAGCTCGAGCAGATGCGCCAGGGCGCCCTGCCCCCCGGCGCCGACGGCGGCCGCGGCCCGTTCCAGTCCGGCACCGGTCAGTACCTGTAGACCGTGTCGGAACCGCACATCTCCACGCAGAACGCGTGGGTCGAATTCCCGATCTTCGACGCGAAGTCCCGTTCGCTCAAGAAGGCCTTCCTGGGCAAGGCCGGCGGCGGGATCAACCGCAACGAATCGAATGTCGTTGTGATCGAAGCGCTTCGGGACATCACGATGTCGCTCAACATGGGTGACCGGGTGGGCTTGGTCGGGCACAACGGCGCCGGCAAGTCGACGCTGCTGCGCCTGCTGTCGGGCATCTACGAACCGACGCGCGGTTCGGCGACCGTCCGCGGCCGGGTGGCCCCGGTCTTCGATCTGGGTGTCGGCATGGATCCCGAGATCTCCGGTTTCGAGAACATCATCATCCGTGGCCTGTTCCTCGGGCAGACCCGCAAGCAGATGCTGGCCAAGGTCGACGAGATCGCCGAGTTCACCGAACTCGGGGAGTACCTGTCGATGCCGCTGCGCACGTACTCCACGGGTATGCGCGTGCGCCTGGCCATGGGCGTCGTCACCAGCATCGACCCCGAGATCCTGCTGCTCGACGAGGGCATCGGCGCGGTCGACGCGGAGTTCCTGAAGAAGGCGCGCACCCGGCTGCAAGCCCTGGTGGAACGCTCCGGAATCCTGGTGTTCGCAAGCCATTCCAACGAATTCCTGGCCCGGCTGTGTCAGACCGCGATGTGGGTCGACCACGGCACCATCCGCATGACCGGCGGCATCGAGGAAGTCGTGCGCGCCTATGAGGGCGAAGACGCGGCGCGGCACGTGCGCGAGGTGCTCGAAGAGAACGAGCGCGAGCGCCAGGCGTGACCGACATGTTGTGCGCGGTGATCGTCACCCACCGGCGGCCGGAGTTGTTGGCGAAATCCCTTGCCGTGGTGTGCTCGCAGACGCGACTGCCCGATCACGTCGTCGTCGTCGACAACGACAACGACCCGGCGGTGCGGGTTCTCGTCGAATCGCAGCCGGTCGCGACGACGTACCTCGGTTCGGTCCGGAACCTCGGTGGCGCAGGCGGTTTCGCGCTGGGCATCCTGCATGCCCTGGCCCTCGGCGCCGAGTGGGTCTGGCTGGCCGACGACGACGGACGCCCCGCCGACTCGTCCATACTCGCGACGCTGCTGGACTGTGCGGCCAAGCACGACCTGGCCGAGGTGTCCCCCATGGTGTGCGACCTGAATGAACCTGCCCGCCTGGCCTTTCCGTTGCGCCGCGGGTTGGTGTGGCGGCGTTATGTGTCCGAGTTGCAGGTCGACAAGAATGCCGGCGTCGACCTGCTGCCCGGCATCGCGTCGTTGTTCAACGGCGCACTGTTCCGGGCCGCGACGCTGGAAGCCGTTGGCGTACCGGACATCCGGCTGTTCGTCCGCGGTGACGAGGTCGAGGTGCACCGCCGGCTCGTCCGCTCCGGCCTGCCGTTCGGGACGTGCCTGAACGCGGTGTACCTGCACCCGCAGGGGTCCGACGAGTTCAAGCCGATCCTCGGCGGCCGCATGCACACGCAGTACCCCGACGACGCCACCAAGCGCTATTTCACGTACCGCAACCGCGGCTACCTGCAGTCCCAACCAGGTCTGCGCAAGCTGGTTCCCCAGGAATGGGTGCGATTCGGGTGGTACTTCCTGATCACCCGGCGTGATCCGGCCGGGTTGCGTGAGTGGATGCGGTTGCGCCGCTTGGGACGAGACGAGAAGTTCAGCAGGCCCGGTGCGGGCGGACCCACGACAGGAGGACAGCGATGACGTTCACCGACGCGGCCGCGCAGTCCAAGACGCTGCGCCGCGCCTGGGGCGACCTGGTGACCGGCTTCGGCAAGCGCGAGCTCTGGCTGCACCTGGGCTGGCAGGACATCAAGCAACGCTACCGGCGCTCGGTACTCGGCCCCATCTGGATCACCATCGCCACCGGCACCATGGCTGTGGCACTGGGTGGCCTGTACTCGCAGCTGTTCCACCTACCGCTGGCCGAGCACCTGCCCTACGTGACGTTGGGCCTGATCATCTGGAACCTGATCAACGCGTCGATCCTCGAAGGCGCTGACGTGTTCATCGCCAATGAGGGCCTCATCAAACAACTTCCGACGCCGCTGTCGGTGCACGTCTACCGGTTGGTGTGGCGGCAGGTGCTGCTGTTCGCGCACAACATCATCATCTTCGTGATCATCGCGATCATCTTCCCCAAGCCGTGG
Proteins encoded in this region:
- a CDS encoding PPOX class F420-dependent oxidoreductase produces the protein MSKLMFRGMDKLRHREAFDIGEPTAADFAGFERARQIVLVTFKRSGEAMPSPINHGVADGKLYVRTDASTGKVKRVRNDPRVVVVPCNLRGKPTGQPAAGIARILPEAEHAHADAVIAANWSPAMKLFERTLDKSSSAFDIPMAYIEISPAPTIVS
- a CDS encoding cysteine desulfurase-like protein; this encodes MAYDVARVRGLHPSLGGGWVHFDAPTGMLLPDSVATTVSTAFRGSMSSAAGPHPAAQRSAAVLTAARQAVADLVGGDPRGVVFGADRAVLLNSLAEASASRSGLGYEVVVTRLDDEANIAPWLRAANRYGAKVKWAEVDIETGELPSWQWETLITRPTRLIAITSASSKLGTVTDLRPVTKMARENGGMVVVDHSVAAPYRLLDINDVDADVVALNAIAWGGPPIGALVFRDPAMIDTLAAVSLDPNATGAARLEVGAHQFGLLGGVVASIEYLANLDDAATGSRRERLARSMQSAEAYLSRVFGYLRNSLRSLPLVMVLGAPEAAIPVLSFAVQGVPADRVISRLADNGVLAVSDGNSRVLEAIGVNDVGGAVTVGLGHYTTTAEVDQLVRALASLG
- a CDS encoding FadR/GntR family transcriptional regulator codes for the protein MELTSIKRRSAADEVHDQLLRQLVAGAQPPGSRLPSERKLAEVLGVSRPVVREAIQRLVASGHLDVRQGDGAVVNDITRTGGLDLLPYLLVDAPDGAMVNPSVVRSVLEVREYLGPWIAERAAERSGSTLAEPLARALADIERAQSGQTQQLAALDFWDCLVTGADSIAMTLIFNGMRRVYEPMLAVVADAVAAAEPAAGYRKLADAVTSGAALKARRAASTVLGGATTVLTEFLDQMEAQ
- a CDS encoding thioesterase family protein, giving the protein MTFTYTAPVRYLEVDQQGVVFNMWYLAYMDEAFGAFIARTASWRDIFEAGVDAQVVHTELDWSGSLKWGDQIHVDVTVPARGRTSFTVEFLIHAGDSARPIVTARTVYVCIATDGSGKVEPPQLLLDALAYA
- a CDS encoding bacterial proteasome activator family protein, which produces MTLKPEDDDDNIEVIGGDLALGGESGQDPDHGDEGKSLTDLVEQPAKVMRIGTMIKQLLEEVRSAPLDEASRNRLRDIHRSSIQELEDGLAPELTEELERLSLPFSEEKVPSAAELRIAQAQLVGWLEGLFHGIQTALFAQQMAARAQLEQMRQGALPPGADGGRGPFQSGTGQYL
- a CDS encoding OsmC family protein, which gives rise to MTASVTSLNAITDATRAAVAGNPAAAAVVFKASAQPEGTVGSEIALGKYRVHVDEPPALGGQNTAPNPVEYYLASLLSCQVVTYRFWAERLGIQVDSLSASAEGDLDVRGFFGLDDNVRPGFQQIRVTVNVSGPETAERYRELQDAVDAHCPVLDLTTAATPVHTQLNVG
- a CDS encoding YciI family protein, whose amino-acid sequence is MTAQWLPRYLLIYSSTEQARAKVPELFPAHQAHADRFRKEQPGVLLMLGPVQDAAPGEFGALGVFTDKDAAERFAAADPFVVGGAMTDWTVKTWLLSE
- a CDS encoding ABC transporter ATP-binding protein; its protein translation is MSEPHISTQNAWVEFPIFDAKSRSLKKAFLGKAGGGINRNESNVVVIEALRDITMSLNMGDRVGLVGHNGAGKSTLLRLLSGIYEPTRGSATVRGRVAPVFDLGVGMDPEISGFENIIIRGLFLGQTRKQMLAKVDEIAEFTELGEYLSMPLRTYSTGMRVRLAMGVVTSIDPEILLLDEGIGAVDAEFLKKARTRLQALVERSGILVFASHSNEFLARLCQTAMWVDHGTIRMTGGIEEVVRAYEGEDAARHVREVLEENERERQA
- a CDS encoding DUF6541 family protein codes for the protein MSLASGVLVALLIMVVPGAITARVAQLTWPVAVAVGPAVTYGIVALAVIPLGAIGVPWNGWTALLAFVIVVAVVAGLRRALRRYRDTAAEALAITRGPALFVAAGILIGATAIAISAILGMPHWQSIPSTWDSVWHGNTIRWILDVGQASPTHMGELRNVETHALLYYPSTFHALAAVFCQLTGAAPATAYTLHSLAASIWLFPVSAASLTWAMVRPHACQRWSAGAAAAAGALAASFTAVPYVEFDVAAVPSLVAYGLAGPTTVLIMSCLRHRDRIPVAVIALIGVFSTHITGGVVVVTFVGAWWLCDTLRNPVRGRLADFLTLLSVAVPSLVLLLPQFIGVLAQADIIVGHAFVTHQTRLRVLFNAIVQHTRHLNDYPIQNMLIALGGIGGLILLIKRVWWPALVWVVLMVAIVHSGAPFGGPIGALIGPYADLYYSDPRRLSAVVTLLITPFAGIALFAMIKFVVDWLRKRAPRTERFWAVVTVALLAFSTVGLAWHYFPRHRYLIGQKYDQIMVNDKNLEAFAYLATLPGAKDTLIGNANTDGTSWMYAVAGLHPLWTHYDYPQQQGPGYHRFIFWAYADDADTDRRIAEAVHALNIRYVITSSTIVKGFVMPDGLVSLDRSKSWAKIYDNGRSRIYEWRGDAAPANR
- a CDS encoding NAD(P)H-quinone oxidoreductase: MRAIVVESPGQLAWSEVPDVTAKAGEVVIDVTTAGVNRADLLQAAGLYPPPPGASDILGLEVSGVISEVGAGVGNWAVGDEVCALLAGGGYAEKVAVPAAQVMPIPAGVSLQHAAGLPEVAATVWSNLSMTAHLRSGQLVLLHGGASGIGTHAIQVAHALGARVAVTASLEKLELCRELGADILINYRDEDFVERITEAGGADVIFDIMGAAYLDRNIDALAPDGRVVIIGMQGGVKGELNIAKLLGKRAGVIATALRSRPLDGPSGKAAVISEVVQHVWPMIADGRVKPIIGAELPIEQAAAAHQLLQAGAVSGKVLLQVRD